In Comamonas koreensis, the genomic stretch CTCCTTGACTTCCGGATCGATCGAGCCGATGCGCACATTCAGCCCCGCCATCGAGAAGATATGCTGCAGCTGCACCAGATTGGCCAGGTACTGCGGGTTGCGCGTCTGGTTCTCGGGAATGATCAGCAGGTTGCGCGCCTCAGGGCAGATCTTTTCAATCGCAGCCATCGCCGATTGCACAGCCAGCGGCACCATCTCTGGCGTCAGGTTGTTCCAACCGCCAGGGAACAGGTTGGTATCAACCGGTGCGAGCTTGAAGCCAGCATTGCGGATATCCACCGACGAATAGAGCGGAGGCGTGTGCTCCATCCACTCCAGACGGAACCAGCGCTCGATCGCGGGCATGGCATCGAGCATGCGCTGTTCCAATTCGTTGATGGGCCCCGTTAGGGCTGTTATGAGATTCGGGACCATAAATGAATACTGTTTGAGGGCTCAAAAAAAACGAGCAAAAAACAATTGAGTACCAATTGTAGAGAGTTGAGGGCCAAAGTCACCAGAACTTTGCTGCCGCCCTACCTAGCAAGCACTCACCTTCTCCAGAAAGCCGGCGTCAACAGGGCCAGAAAGCTGAGAATCTCCAGCCGGCCCATCAACATGCCCAAGGTGGTCACGCTCAGCTGAAAGCTGGTCAGGCCGGCGAAATTGTTGCTGGGGCCCAGATCGCCCCAGCCTACACCGGCGCAGTTCACGCTGGCAAGCACAGCGCCCAGCGCGTTTTGCAAATCCATATCCGTGAACAGCAAGGCCATGGTCAGCACAGCGATGGTGGCGCAGTACACCAGCATGAAGGCGAGCACCGAAAAGATCACCCGCTCATCCACTGCCAGGCCCCCCACCGTCACCGGTTGCACCGCATTGGGGTGCACCAGGCGCCGCATTTCACGCCGGGTTTGCTTGAGCAGCAGCAGCATGCGGATCATCTTGATGCCGCCGCCGGTCGAGCCGGCGCTGGTGGCCACGCCTGACAGCAGCAGCATGAAGACGGGCGCAAAAGGCGGCCACAGCCCGAAATCGACGGCTGCATAGCCGGTGGTGGTCGCAACCGATACGGTGTGGAAAACGCCCATGCGCAGCGATTCCAGCGGGCCATACACCCCCTTGAACCACAGCAGTGCCGCCACCAGCAAGCCGCCACCCAGCAAGGTGCCGATGGTGGCGCGGAACTCAGGCTGCCGGTACAGCACCCAGACATTGCGCTTGCGGATGGCCACAAAATACAGCGCGAAGTTGCAGCTGGCCAGCAGCATGAAGACGGTGCAAATGCCCTCGATCAGCGGTGAATTGAAATAGGCAAAGCTGGCGTCATGGGGGGTGAGACCGCCCAGACTCACCGTGGTGAACATGACCATCACCGCGTCCAGCGGCGTCATGCCGGCCAGCCAGTAGGCCAGCGCGCAGAGTACGGAAAACAGGCCGTACACACCCCACAGCCCCTTGGCGGTTTCGGCCATGCGCGGCGTGAGCTTGGTGTCCTTCACCGGGCCGGCGGCCTCGGCGCGGAAGAGCTGGCTGCCGCCCATGCCGATCATCGGCAGGATGGCCACGGCCAGAATCAAAATGCCCATGCCCCCCATCCACTGCAAGAAAGTGCGCCAGATGTTGAGCGACACCGGCAGGGTATCCACATGGTTGAGCACGGTGGAGCCGGTGGTGGTCAGGCCCGAGACCGCTTCAAAATAGGCATGCTGCCAGCTCAGCGCCCGGTCGATGCGCTCAAAGCCCAGGTAGAGCGGCAGCGCCGCAAACAGCGGGAACACCATCCAGACAAAGGCGACCAGCATGATGCCGTGGCGCGCCTGCAGCTCGCGCTGCTCATGGCGCGCCATCCACCACAGCACCAGGCCGCAGGCCCAGGTGATGCCCATCGTGAGCGGGTAGACGCCAAACACCCCGTCATCGAGCCACCACGAGGAGATCGCGGGCACGGCCATCGTGCCGCCAAACATCAGCAGCAAAATGCCCAATACGCGCAGCACGGGTCGAAGATCAGTCATCGGCCGTGCCTAGAAAAAGGTCACCCCGACACGGAACAGGGCCTCGACCTCATGCACCAGGCGCTTGTTCGGCAAGAAGAGAATGACATGGTCATTGCTCTGGATGATGGTGCCGCTGGTGGGCACGATCACCTCCACCTTCTCGTCATCGCGCTCGTCTTCATCGCGCTCGGCCGCCTCGCTGCCATTGGTGTTGCGCGCATCGGGCGCGGGCAGGCCGCGCACAATCATGCCGATGTGCACATCGCGCGGCAGGCGCAGGCTGCCCACGCGCCGGCCCACGGCCCGCGAGGTTTTCGCATCGCCACGCGCCACAATCTCGATCGCCTCGGCCACGCCCCGGCGCAGGCTGTGCACGGCCTGCACATCGCCCTGGCGCACATAGGCCAGCAGCTCGCCCAGGGTGGCCTGGGCGGGCGACAGCGCAATATCAATCTGCGTGCCATGCATCAGGTCGGCATAGGTGCGGCGGTTGATCAGCGCCAGCACCCGGGTCGCGCCCAGCTTCTTGGCCAGCAGGCAGGACATGATGTTGTCTTCGTCATCATCGGTGATGGCCACGAACAGGTCCACATCCTCGACGTTCTCGTTCTCCATCAAGGTCTCGTCGGTCGCATCGCCCTTGAGCACCAGCACATCCGACGGCAGGCGCGAAGCCAGATAGACGCAGCGGTCCTCGCTTTTCTCGATGATCTTGACCTGGAAGCGCCGGGATTCCTTGGTCAGCGCGCGCGCCAGGCGCATGCCCACACGCCCGCCGCCGGCCACCATCACGCGGCGCACCACCTCGGCCTGTTCACCCACCTGGCGGTTGAAGGCTGCCAGCACATCGCCCAGTTGCTCCTTGTCCGACAGCACAAACACCTCGTCGCCCGGCTCGATGCGGGTGCTGCCCTCGGTCGGCACCAGGCGGTCGGCCTCGTGGTGAAAGCGGCGGTAGACGCCCACCACACGCACGGTGCCATGGGGCAGGTTCTGGCGCACATCGGCCACGCTCAAGCCCACCACCGGCGCGCCGCCGCGTGCGCGCACTGACGCCAGCGCCACATGGCCCTGGGCAAACTCGCGCACCTGCAGCGCCTCGGGGTAGGTCACCAGCTTGCCGATGTAGCCCATCAGCGCTTCTTCGGGGCAGAAGGCATGCGTCACCCCAAAGCCGGTGTCGGACAGCAGCTCGGCATGGCTTTTGAGTGCCACCGAGCGCACGCGCACAATGCGGGTGGGGATGTTGAACAGCACCTGCGCGATCTTGCAGGCGGTCAGATTGGTCTCGTCCTGGGAGGTACAGGCGATCAGCATGTCCGTGTCCGCCGCACCGGCCTCGGCCAGCACCTCGGGGCTGATGCCATTGCCCACCACGCCACGCAGATCGAAGCGGCCTTCGAGATCGCGCAGGCGCACACCATCCGTGTCGATCACGGTGATGTCGTTTTTTTCACTCAGCAAGCTTTCGGCGACACTCTCGCCCACGCGGCCTGCGCCGAGGATCAGAATTTTCATAGCATGAGGCGCCAGCCGCTAGGGAGCGGCCTGGCATGGCCGCATCATAACGTGGGCAAGAGGCGGCCGGTCAGCAAAGATCACCGACCAGCGAGCCAGAGCAGCTGGGAGCGACCGGCATCAGCCGCGCACTTCACCTTCGCCCAGCACAATGTATTTCAGCGAGGTCAGCCCCTCGATACCCACCGGTCCCCGGGCATGGAACTTGTCGGTGCTGATGCCGATTTCGGCGCCCAGCCCGTACTCAAAACCATCGGCAAAGCGCGTGCTGGCGTTGACCATGACGCTGGCCGAATCCACTTCGCGCAAAAAACGCTGCGCATGCATGTGGTCGCGCGTGATGATCGCATCGGTATGGTGGCTGGAGTAGTGGTTGATATGGGCAATCGCCTCGTCCACCCCAGCCACCACCTTGATGCTGATGACGGCGGCCAGGTACTCTTCGGACCAGTCCTGCTCGGTCGCCGCCTGCAGGCGGGCACCGGGCACGCCCTGCAGCAGCGCCAGCGCTTCGGCATCGGCACGCATCTCCACGCCCTTGGCCGCAAACACCGCGCCAATGCGGGGCAGAAAATCTGCCGCCACGGCGCGCGCCACCAGCAGGCTTTCGGTCGCGTTGCAGGGGCTGTATTTCTGCGTCTTGGCGTTTTCCGTCACCTTGACGGCCATGTCCAGATCACTAGGCGCATCGATATAGGTATGGCAGTTGCCGTCCAGGTGCTTGATCACCGGCACCTTGGCTTCGCGGCTGATGCGCTCGATCAGGCCCTTGCCGCCGCGCGGAATGATCACATCGACAAATTCGGGCATCGCAATCAGCTGGCCCACGGCCTCGCGGTCGGTGGTCTGCACCAGCTGCACGCCTGTGGCGGGCAAACCAGCCTCCTGCAATGCCTGCTCGACCAGGCGTGCCAGCGCCTTGTTGGAGTCGATGGCTTCGGAGCCACCGCGCAAAATGCAGGCATTGCCGCTCTTGATCGACAGGCTGGCCGCCTCGATGGTCACGTTGGGGCGGCTTTCATAAATCATGCCGAAGACACCCAGGGGCACACGCATCTGGCCCACGCGAATACCGCTGGGCATCTGCTTCATGCCCACCACCTCGCCCACCACATCGGCCATGGCCGCCAGTTGCTCGCAGCCCTGGGCACAGGTCTCCAGCACCTTGGGCGTCAGGCGCAGGCGATCGACCATCGGCGCAGACAGGCCGTTGGCCTGCGCGCGCGCCAGGTCCTTGGCGTTGTCGGCCTGCAAGGCCTCGGTCTGGTCGCGCAGCAAACGTGCCAGCGCCAGCAAGGCCTTGTTTTTGATAGCAGAAGGCGCTTTAGCCATCTGGGCAGAGGCTTGTTTGGCCTGGAGCCCCAGGGCCTGCATGGTTTCCGAAATGTTCAGGGCATTCATGGGGGCTATTGTCGGGCATTTGCGCCCGGGCGGCGAGGCTGCACGGCCAATGGCCCCTGGCAAATCCCAGGCTCGGCCGGCACAAAGGCCTCTACACTGCAGCCATGTTGAGCCACCAGGAGACCCCCATGCAATCCGCTGCGCTGCGCCAGTTGGGTGCCTTACAAGACGGACTGGACCATTTCGAGGCCGGCCACATGGATGCGGCGGCCCTGAGCCAGCAGGCACGCGGCTACACCGATTTGCTCGGCGCGCTGCCTGCGCAGTTCCAGGAGGTGTTGCTGCAGCTGCTCGACCGGCTCGAATCGAGCGCGCTGTTTGACGAGGAAAGCTGCTCGTTCAGCCGCAAAGACCTGGTGGACAGCCTGCGCCTGTGGCTGAAAAAGGCAGACGCTAGACTGAGCGCCACGGCCTGAGCGGGCCGCAGCACATACCAGCCTGCGGGGCCATCAGGCCCCCAGCCGTCAGGCCGTCAGGCCGTCAGGCGCTCCAGCGCTTCGCGGTACTTGGCCGCGGTCTTGTCGATCACTTCTTGCGGCAGGCGCGGTGCCGGGGCCGTCTTGTCCCAGGGCTTGCCATTGACCTTGGCCTGCTCGAGCCAGTCGCGCACAAACTGCTTGTCATAGCTGGGGGGGTTGGCGCCGGTCGCCAGCGCGTCGGCATAGCCTTCCACCGGCCAGTAGCGCGAGCTGTCGGGCGTCAGCACCTCGTCCATCAGCACCAGCTTACCGTCTTCATCCAGGCCAAACTCGAACTTGGTGTCGGCAATGATCATGCCCTTGGTCAGCGCAATCGCGGCGGCCTTCTTGTAGATAGCGATGCTGATGTCACGGATCTGCGCGGCCAGCTCGGGGCCCACCATCTCGACGGTGCGCTCAAAGGTGATGTTCTCATCGTGCTCGCCCGCTTCGGCCTTGGCCGCTGGCGTGTAGATGGGCTCGGCCAGCTTGGCGGAGTTGATCAGGCCAGCGGGCAGGGGCACGCCGCAGACCGCTTGCGATTCCT encodes the following:
- the trkA gene encoding Trk system potassium transporter TrkA, whose translation is MKILILGAGRVGESVAESLLSEKNDITVIDTDGVRLRDLEGRFDLRGVVGNGISPEVLAEAGAADTDMLIACTSQDETNLTACKIAQVLFNIPTRIVRVRSVALKSHAELLSDTGFGVTHAFCPEEALMGYIGKLVTYPEALQVREFAQGHVALASVRARGGAPVVGLSVADVRQNLPHGTVRVVGVYRRFHHEADRLVPTEGSTRIEPGDEVFVLSDKEQLGDVLAAFNRQVGEQAEVVRRVMVAGGGRVGMRLARALTKESRRFQVKIIEKSEDRCVYLASRLPSDVLVLKGDATDETLMENENVEDVDLFVAITDDDEDNIMSCLLAKKLGATRVLALINRRTYADLMHGTQIDIALSPAQATLGELLAYVRQGDVQAVHSLRRGVAEAIEIVARGDAKTSRAVGRRVGSLRLPRDVHIGMIVRGLPAPDARNTNGSEAAERDEDERDDEKVEVIVPTSGTIIQSNDHVILFLPNKRLVHEVEALFRVGVTFF
- a CDS encoding phosphoribosylaminoimidazolesuccinocarboxamide synthase: MTQPVPSALHTSKLHSLPLLARGKVRDNYAVGNDRILMVASDRLSAFDVIMGEPIPGKGALLTQMALYWFDKLGDICPNHLTGEAPESAVQPDEVAQVHLRSMLVKRLKPVPIEAVVRGYLAGSGWKEYQESQAVCGVPLPAGLINSAKLAEPIYTPAAKAEAGEHDENITFERTVEMVGPELAAQIRDISIAIYKKAAAIALTKGMIIADTKFEFGLDEDGKLVLMDEVLTPDSSRYWPVEGYADALATGANPPSYDKQFVRDWLEQAKVNGKPWDKTAPAPRLPQEVIDKTAAKYREALERLTA
- a CDS encoding TrkH family potassium uptake protein, coding for MTDLRPVLRVLGILLLMFGGTMAVPAISSWWLDDGVFGVYPLTMGITWACGLVLWWMARHEQRELQARHGIMLVAFVWMVFPLFAALPLYLGFERIDRALSWQHAYFEAVSGLTTTGSTVLNHVDTLPVSLNIWRTFLQWMGGMGILILAVAILPMIGMGGSQLFRAEAAGPVKDTKLTPRMAETAKGLWGVYGLFSVLCALAYWLAGMTPLDAVMVMFTTVSLGGLTPHDASFAYFNSPLIEGICTVFMLLASCNFALYFVAIRKRNVWVLYRQPEFRATIGTLLGGGLLVAALLWFKGVYGPLESLRMGVFHTVSVATTTGYAAVDFGLWPPFAPVFMLLLSGVATSAGSTGGGIKMIRMLLLLKQTRREMRRLVHPNAVQPVTVGGLAVDERVIFSVLAFMLVYCATIAVLTMALLFTDMDLQNALGAVLASVNCAGVGWGDLGPSNNFAGLTSFQLSVTTLGMLMGRLEILSFLALLTPAFWRR
- a CDS encoding glutamate-5-semialdehyde dehydrogenase, with product MGRAASPPGRKCPTIAPMNALNISETMQALGLQAKQASAQMAKAPSAIKNKALLALARLLRDQTEALQADNAKDLARAQANGLSAPMVDRLRLTPKVLETCAQGCEQLAAMADVVGEVVGMKQMPSGIRVGQMRVPLGVFGMIYESRPNVTIEAASLSIKSGNACILRGGSEAIDSNKALARLVEQALQEAGLPATGVQLVQTTDREAVGQLIAMPEFVDVIIPRGGKGLIERISREAKVPVIKHLDGNCHTYIDAPSDLDMAVKVTENAKTQKYSPCNATESLLVARAVAADFLPRIGAVFAAKGVEMRADAEALALLQGVPGARLQAATEQDWSEEYLAAVISIKVVAGVDEAIAHINHYSSHHTDAIITRDHMHAQRFLREVDSASVMVNASTRFADGFEYGLGAEIGISTDKFHARGPVGIEGLTSLKYIVLGEGEVRG